A genomic region of Gimesia chilikensis contains the following coding sequences:
- a CDS encoding M56 family metallopeptidase → MNGLLLASDLYVEITDQILELLIIPTMIAGLLAGLVLLINLFARKWLTAGQMGLLWALVLIRLAVPYGYAPESSYSLTNLFVEFMEESTPAEPPRDAYAPEPWPKTDTNATTAVDVPPMHQIQFPEPKPPEVSFTETLLDYLISFLEWFLRILPPFWFIGALFILTRMLVTHWRFSQKINRLAPSTDQRLLKLWNTCCDQVHFRRSVPVIVTDDISQPSVLGALRPKLLLPTDLTELSDSQLQLIMLHELAHLKQRDLWVNWFLFGLKLLHWWNPLYCLAVTRYSSLREQSRDAMVLRWREQQDNDTHCDPSREFSELLLTLAQRDPGSRWRISLPVSLLGFLKSPFRKRSLANRLKALRTATNKEHPLRRIIVISTIVLFAFSGLTDAKLPPANTVAPPVEEGYDESWSELDVDYHNQPSHDEPFLVLVYDLTSQLKKIRDLSGRTEEQARQDMLLLVQNQLLMQQNKQIKDSSISIMEQPQAKYHKGNQLIVRAPQSLQADLRKLIAAWGQSGLGQIKFIRTELTSLKDVVDPSFYLNFSSDQVPPALRKKLKLPTETLQTKNQKSSLRIAILTPQQKQELIQKIQSQPNYRTADHQQLTLFNGQKVLQTLVYQPLILRPYVVNVLEGEATQPKLKIRIFEEGVRINLSPTLLQDQKSFHLSTLVETSEITEVKTYQTQIAGKSVSIKTPDVTTNRCQLKVEMKSGQSLLIAISPTQKSESYHYMLLEAEILPEIKKP, encoded by the coding sequence ATGAATGGACTCCTGTTGGCTTCAGATCTCTATGTTGAAATTACCGATCAAATCCTGGAACTGTTAATCATCCCCACCATGATCGCCGGCCTGCTGGCGGGGCTCGTTTTGTTGATCAACCTCTTCGCAAGAAAATGGCTGACCGCAGGGCAGATGGGACTGCTCTGGGCCCTGGTCCTCATCCGACTCGCCGTACCCTATGGTTATGCTCCCGAGAGTTCCTACAGCCTGACGAATCTGTTTGTGGAATTCATGGAAGAATCGACCCCTGCCGAACCGCCCCGTGATGCCTACGCTCCGGAACCCTGGCCGAAGACTGATACCAACGCGACAACTGCAGTAGATGTGCCTCCCATGCATCAAATCCAGTTCCCGGAACCCAAACCCCCTGAAGTCAGTTTCACCGAAACACTTCTGGATTATCTTATTTCCTTTCTCGAATGGTTCCTGCGGATCCTCCCGCCATTCTGGTTCATCGGAGCCCTCTTCATTCTCACGCGTATGCTGGTCACACATTGGCGGTTTTCACAAAAAATCAATCGCCTTGCACCATCCACCGATCAGCGACTCTTAAAGCTCTGGAACACCTGTTGTGATCAGGTCCATTTCCGCCGCTCTGTTCCGGTGATTGTTACAGACGACATTTCCCAGCCCTCCGTCTTGGGAGCCCTGCGTCCGAAACTGCTGCTCCCCACCGATCTCACAGAACTGAGCGACAGTCAGCTTCAACTCATCATGCTCCACGAGTTGGCGCATCTTAAGCAGCGGGACCTGTGGGTCAACTGGTTTTTGTTCGGCTTGAAATTGCTGCACTGGTGGAATCCCCTCTACTGTCTGGCAGTCACCCGTTACAGCAGCCTCCGCGAACAGTCCCGCGATGCCATGGTTCTCCGCTGGCGAGAACAGCAAGACAACGATACACACTGCGATCCTTCCCGCGAGTTCAGCGAACTCTTATTAACTCTCGCACAACGCGATCCCGGTTCTCGCTGGCGCATTTCACTCCCCGTCTCGCTCCTCGGATTTCTGAAGTCGCCGTTCCGCAAACGGTCCCTGGCCAACCGGCTCAAGGCACTCCGTACCGCAACAAACAAGGAGCACCCCTTACGTAGAATCATTGTCATCTCCACTATCGTCCTTTTCGCATTCAGTGGATTGACCGATGCTAAGTTACCACCAGCCAATACAGTTGCTCCACCAGTGGAAGAGGGTTATGACGAAAGCTGGTCTGAACTCGATGTTGATTACCATAATCAACCTTCTCATGATGAACCGTTTCTTGTACTGGTCTATGATCTTACCAGTCAGCTCAAAAAGATTAGAGATCTTTCCGGGCGTACAGAAGAACAAGCCCGTCAGGACATGCTCCTGCTGGTCCAAAACCAGCTGCTAATGCAACAGAATAAACAGATCAAAGATTCTTCAATTTCTATCATGGAACAGCCTCAGGCAAAGTACCATAAGGGAAACCAGTTGATCGTACGCGCCCCTCAATCACTTCAGGCAGATCTAAGAAAGCTCATTGCCGCATGGGGGCAAAGCGGCTTGGGGCAAATCAAATTTATCAGGACCGAATTAACGTCACTCAAAGATGTAGTAGATCCATCTTTTTATCTCAACTTTTCATCGGACCAAGTACCTCCTGCTCTCAGAAAAAAATTAAAATTGCCTACTGAGACTCTACAAACAAAGAATCAGAAATCCTCATTGCGTATCGCAATATTGACTCCTCAACAAAAACAGGAATTAATACAGAAAATCCAGTCTCAACCAAATTACAGGACCGCCGATCATCAGCAATTGACGCTGTTTAACGGTCAGAAGGTTCTGCAAACTTTGGTTTATCAACCGTTAATCCTGCGTCCGTATGTTGTCAACGTACTGGAAGGTGAAGCGACGCAACCCAAACTTAAGATCAGAATCTTTGAGGAAGGTGTTCGTATCAATTTGAGTCCAACCCTTTTACAGGATCAGAAGAGCTTTCACCTCAGTACATTGGTTGAAACAAGTGAAATCACAGAA
- a CDS encoding BlaI/MecI/CopY family transcriptional regulator: protein MSQVSISDAEWQVMNVIWDGQPLTAQEIVASLSAQTDWAPATIKTMLHRLVKKEVLTFEQQGNRYVYRSRVKRSACVKQASRAFLDRVFESEPGPLLAHFMQHTKLSAQDIAELRRILDEKES from the coding sequence ATGAGTCAGGTTTCCATTTCCGATGCCGAATGGCAGGTGATGAATGTCATCTGGGACGGCCAACCGCTGACCGCCCAGGAGATTGTCGCCAGCTTGTCCGCCCAGACTGACTGGGCCCCAGCCACCATCAAAACCATGCTGCATCGCCTCGTCAAAAAAGAGGTACTCACCTTCGAACAGCAGGGCAACCGCTATGTCTACCGCTCTCGAGTGAAACGCTCGGCCTGCGTCAAACAGGCCAGCCGTGCCTTTCTCGACCGGGTCTTCGAAAGTGAACCCGGCCCGCTCCTCGCTCACTTCATGCAACATACCAAACTCTCTGCACAGGACATCGCAGAGCTCCGCCGCATACTCGATGAGAAGGAAAGTTGA
- a CDS encoding SulP family inorganic anion transporter, protein MLEFFTKHKASVKDDVLSGLTVALALVPEAVAFAFVAGVPPTVGLYSAFWIGLISALAGGRPGMISGATGAMAVVVVSLVALHGIEYLFPAVILCGLLQITVGLLRMGKLIRLVPHSVMLGFVNGLAIVIGLAQIGSFKTLGSDGTMTFLQGPSMILMLALVGLTMAVIVLLPRFTKAIPSSLAAIILVSMISIGFNQFAPAAWKPAGQENVVQTVDDLMMNNLRANAVQKAADQQTGSELSGEQVAAAVASVQPAAEPLPMLFFLDSRYVLVPFNWETLWIIFPFSLILAGVGLIESLMTLTLIDEITETRGSGNRECIGQGAANVVCGLFGGMGGCAMIGQSLINVNSGGRGRLSGVVGAVGLMLLVVLLKPVISLVPMAALVGVMFMVVIGTFEWSTLHTWNKVPKSDVLVMVLVAGYTVLFHNLAVAVLLGIVVQALIFAWHHATHMMADIHFEGEDKKVYQLHGPLFFASVSSFRELLDPANDPPIVAIDFYFSRVYDQSAIEAINKIAERYRQEGKCLQLRNLNADCRQLLERAGDLAEVDIADDRHYHITEMI, encoded by the coding sequence ATGTTAGAGTTTTTCACGAAGCATAAAGCTTCAGTCAAGGATGATGTCTTGTCAGGCCTGACGGTGGCACTGGCGTTGGTACCGGAAGCCGTGGCGTTTGCATTTGTGGCGGGTGTTCCCCCGACGGTAGGTCTGTACTCGGCATTCTGGATTGGACTGATCAGTGCGCTGGCAGGTGGTCGACCGGGGATGATCTCGGGAGCGACCGGAGCGATGGCCGTGGTTGTCGTGTCGCTGGTCGCGCTGCATGGAATTGAATATCTGTTTCCCGCGGTGATTCTCTGCGGGTTGCTGCAGATCACGGTGGGGCTGTTGCGGATGGGGAAACTGATCCGGCTGGTGCCTCATTCGGTGATGCTGGGATTTGTGAACGGGCTGGCGATTGTGATTGGTCTGGCCCAGATCGGCAGTTTCAAAACGCTGGGTTCTGACGGAACGATGACGTTTCTGCAGGGCCCCTCGATGATTCTGATGCTGGCCCTCGTCGGATTGACGATGGCGGTGATTGTACTGTTACCACGATTTACGAAAGCGATTCCCAGTTCGCTGGCGGCGATTATTCTGGTCTCGATGATTTCGATCGGCTTTAACCAGTTCGCTCCCGCGGCGTGGAAACCAGCCGGACAGGAAAATGTTGTACAGACGGTCGATGACCTGATGATGAATAACCTGCGGGCGAATGCGGTTCAGAAAGCTGCAGACCAGCAGACCGGATCGGAGCTGAGTGGTGAGCAGGTTGCGGCTGCTGTCGCTTCTGTCCAGCCGGCTGCGGAACCATTGCCGATGCTGTTCTTCCTGGACTCGCGGTATGTGCTGGTCCCGTTTAACTGGGAAACGCTGTGGATCATCTTCCCCTTCTCGTTGATTCTGGCGGGCGTGGGTCTGATTGAATCGCTGATGACGCTGACTCTGATTGACGAAATTACCGAGACCCGCGGAAGCGGTAACCGGGAATGTATTGGCCAGGGGGCTGCGAACGTAGTCTGCGGTTTGTTCGGCGGGATGGGCGGCTGTGCGATGATTGGACAGTCGCTGATTAACGTCAACTCGGGCGGTCGGGGACGGTTATCCGGAGTTGTCGGAGCCGTGGGCCTGATGCTGCTGGTCGTGCTGCTCAAGCCGGTGATCTCGCTGGTGCCGATGGCGGCTCTGGTGGGTGTGATGTTCATGGTAGTGATCGGCACCTTCGAATGGAGCACGCTGCACACCTGGAATAAAGTCCCCAAGAGCGACGTGCTGGTCATGGTACTGGTCGCCGGTTACACGGTACTGTTCCACAACCTGGCCGTTGCGGTTCTGCTGGGCATTGTGGTGCAGGCGTTGATCTTCGCCTGGCATCATGCCACTCATATGATGGCGGATATTCACTTCGAAGGGGAAGACAAGAAGGTCTACCAGTTACATGGTCCGTTGTTCTTCGCTTCGGTGAGCAGTTTTCGCGAGTTGCTGGATCCAGCGAATGATCCGCCGATCGTGGCGATCGACTTCTATTTTTCACGTGTGTACGATCAGAGTGCGATTGAAGCGATCAACAAGATCGCCGAACGCTATCGCCAGGAAGGCAAGTGCCTGCAGCTGCGGAATCTGAATGCAGACTGTCGACAGTTGCTGGAACGGGCCGGAGATCTGGCCGAGGTGGATATTGCCGACGATCGGCACTATCACATCACAGAGATGATCTAA
- a CDS encoding YaiI/YqxD family protein, with translation MQIWVDADACPAEVKSLLFKAAKRTEIKVTLVANQPLSVPRSNFIDSLLVPPGLNVADQRIVELAQPGDLVITADIPLAAQVVDKGVQALNPRGTLYTEANIGERLALRDLLDDLRGEGQITGGPAGFNAKDRQEFANQLDRWLTKARNSSSK, from the coding sequence ATGCAAATCTGGGTTGATGCGGACGCCTGTCCGGCGGAAGTGAAATCGCTGCTGTTCAAAGCTGCTAAACGCACTGAAATCAAAGTGACGCTCGTAGCCAATCAGCCTCTGTCCGTCCCACGCTCCAACTTTATCGACTCACTCCTCGTCCCGCCCGGACTGAATGTAGCCGATCAACGGATTGTCGAACTCGCACAACCAGGCGACCTGGTCATCACCGCTGACATACCTCTTGCCGCACAGGTTGTGGACAAAGGAGTTCAGGCACTCAACCCCCGTGGCACTCTCTACACCGAAGCCAACATCGGCGAGCGGCTTGCGCTGCGCGACCTGCTGGACGACCTCCGCGGGGAAGGCCAGATCACCGGCGGTCCGGCAGGCTTCAATGCCAAAGACCGACAGGAATTCGCCAACCAGCTCGATCGCTGGCTGACGAAAGCCCGAAATTCCAGTTCGAAATAA
- a CDS encoding carboxypeptidase-like regulatory domain-containing protein: MKYWKLFCLSTLSLCLTVGCGDSAGSDQPDLGTVSGVVTMDGKPLPAVTVTFTPTEGRPSNGVTDEEGHYELGYLRDTQGAVIGTHKVSISTPQDAPTPPGQTYKDPIPAKYNVQTTLTEEVKAGDNTIDFKLESN; encoded by the coding sequence ATGAAATACTGGAAGTTGTTCTGCCTGTCTACACTCAGCCTGTGTTTAACTGTCGGATGTGGTGACAGCGCCGGCAGTGATCAGCCCGATCTGGGAACCGTCAGCGGTGTCGTCACCATGGATGGCAAACCGCTGCCCGCCGTAACCGTGACCTTCACGCCGACCGAAGGACGTCCCTCCAACGGCGTTACCGACGAGGAAGGACACTACGAACTGGGATATTTACGAGACACACAAGGTGCTGTCATTGGAACTCACAAGGTTAGTATCTCCACACCGCAGGACGCACCGACTCCGCCTGGACAGACTTATAAAGATCCCATCCCAGCCAAGTACAACGTCCAGACCACGTTGACCGAAGAAGTGAAAGCCGGCGACAATACGATCGATTTCAAACTGGAATCTAACTGA
- a CDS encoding DUF1559 domain-containing protein, with translation MKRLPLGIRFRWKLGFTLIELLVVIAIIAILIALLLPAVQQAREAARRSTCKNSLKQIGLALHNYHETHGVFPPAYIDSDPGLNTPAAAASNLNGLGWATMILPFMDQAPLYNQIGTQTAGFTYNWLDSTHTGSLTSAIPAAKVVLPIYNCPSDPMGGINTDCSSYGKSNYLACAATGANSRNGAFYVNSKTQMKSITDGSSNTLFVGERTTANDPSSSTACGGSPCNWAGGLWIGPRNYPSPDTWHTSLRGLDVAVNGGSSTIYMINGSSINWGPAWNAGSTHVGGAHFLLGDGQVRFLSENIDLATYRGLYTRSGGEVLGEF, from the coding sequence ATGAAACGTTTACCTTTGGGGATCCGGTTCAGGTGGAAGCTGGGATTCACCCTGATTGAATTGCTGGTCGTGATCGCGATTATCGCAATCCTGATCGCGTTGCTCTTACCGGCAGTTCAGCAGGCACGCGAAGCGGCACGCCGCAGTACCTGCAAAAACAGTCTTAAACAGATTGGACTGGCACTGCACAACTACCATGAAACCCATGGTGTTTTCCCACCCGCCTATATCGACAGCGATCCGGGTTTGAACACTCCAGCTGCTGCCGCTTCCAACCTGAATGGTCTGGGCTGGGCCACCATGATTCTGCCGTTCATGGACCAGGCGCCACTTTACAATCAGATTGGAACACAGACAGCCGGGTTCACTTATAACTGGCTGGATTCCACTCACACCGGTTCTCTGACCAGTGCGATTCCCGCAGCCAAAGTAGTACTGCCGATTTACAATTGCCCCTCCGATCCCATGGGTGGCATCAACACTGATTGCAGCAGCTACGGAAAATCAAACTACCTGGCTTGTGCGGCGACGGGTGCTAACAGCCGAAACGGTGCTTTCTATGTGAACTCGAAAACACAGATGAAATCCATCACCGATGGCAGCAGTAATACCCTGTTCGTAGGAGAACGGACCACGGCGAATGATCCCAGCAGTTCAACTGCCTGTGGTGGTTCCCCCTGTAACTGGGCCGGTGGATTGTGGATTGGTCCCCGCAACTATCCTTCTCCCGACACCTGGCACACCAGTCTGCGTGGACTGGATGTGGCTGTGAACGGTGGTTCGAGTACCATTTACATGATCAATGGATCCAGCATCAACTGGGGTCCTGCCTGGAATGCTGGAAGTACACACGTCGGTGGTGCTCACTTCCTGCTGGGCGACGGTCAGGTTCGATTCCTTTCCGAGAACATTGACCTGGCAACCTATCGAGGACTCTACACCCGCAGTGGTGGTGAAGTGCTCGGCGAATTTTAA
- a CDS encoding DUF1559 domain-containing protein — MRRPTFPLRFRWRLGFTLIELLVVIAIIAILIALLLPAVQQAREAARRSTCKNNLKQIGLALHNYHETHGVFPPGYMDNDLNFTASKGSGTAANNNGIGWGAMILPFMDQGPLYNQLSSQTNQFGEHWSVSAGTLAKTVLPAYVCPSDPMGGINTDKSSFGKSNYLGSHGTSAANATNGILFGNSKTRIRDITDGTSNTILVSERTTKSEGSGTTGCGGSACNWSGGLWVGPRYTSSMSTWHPGMYHFDVSNFGGANSTYLINSSAATWGDDWTASSAHVGGVHMLLCDGQVRFISENMSSGSTTSTYYQLVTRSGGEVVGEF, encoded by the coding sequence ATGAGACGACCTACGTTCCCGCTCCGATTCCGGTGGCGGCTCGGCTTCACACTGATCGAACTTCTGGTGGTAATCGCAATCATTGCTATTTTGATCGCGCTCTTGTTACCCGCTGTGCAACAGGCACGTGAAGCAGCCCGTCGCAGTACCTGTAAGAACAATCTGAAGCAGATCGGACTGGCCTTACACAATTATCATGAGACGCATGGCGTCTTTCCTCCCGGTTACATGGACAACGACTTGAACTTTACCGCGTCCAAAGGTTCCGGAACCGCTGCCAACAACAACGGCATCGGCTGGGGAGCCATGATTCTGCCGTTCATGGACCAGGGACCACTGTATAACCAGTTGTCATCCCAGACGAATCAATTCGGCGAACACTGGAGTGTCAGCGCAGGCACGCTGGCGAAAACCGTACTGCCTGCTTATGTCTGTCCCTCTGACCCCATGGGTGGAATTAACACCGACAAGAGCAGCTTCGGTAAGTCCAACTACCTGGGCAGCCACGGAACTTCTGCGGCGAATGCGACCAACGGGATTCTGTTCGGTAACTCGAAGACCCGTATCCGCGACATCACCGATGGAACCAGTAATACCATTCTGGTTTCTGAACGGACCACCAAAAGTGAAGGTTCCGGTACAACCGGTTGTGGTGGTTCAGCCTGTAACTGGTCCGGTGGTCTGTGGGTTGGCCCACGTTACACTTCGAGCATGTCAACCTGGCATCCCGGGATGTACCATTTCGATGTTTCCAACTTTGGTGGAGCTAACTCGACCTATCTGATTAACAGCTCAGCTGCAACCTGGGGTGATGACTGGACCGCATCCAGCGCTCACGTCGGTGGCGTGCACATGCTGTTGTGTGACGGTCAGGTTCGTTTCATCAGCGAGAACATGAGCAGTGGCAGCACAACTTCAACCTACTATCAACTCGTCACCCGCAGTGGTGGTGAAGTAGTCGGCGAATTCTAA
- a CDS encoding tetratricopeptide repeat protein — MIQLIRMLLILLVVETGYCGYLVAKRMSRPLPVLPNAENIDSLIMEEYRGLAHEAETGYAPEWIRLGQAFLGQGMYAYAENCFAEAARQDPESAVAQSSYAFCLERTGRMADSTREYEKLKDMKADTSVPFTSPKHYLYAIGRNYLRQEKPDEAEQAFLQNTDFQPADFQRAKLLLRSGRAEEALLIVERNLKESPNSLYFGFLKYLALEELGRDFEAKQAADQVERAMYVVPLNFNTEFIMPYSKRLGVSKAIEDYNQMLDRDDMDHLAKKLDEVFELMGDRRTPQVKATVMRMIEVEFQRKNPERMLLLLNKLNEFGIEEPDTIQFKGGVYILKGDLKTAEEYLLRVAEMSPTIEIHETLANIYNDRNDTEKRDYHQGKMALLAAMMSFRNDNLVVAEEAIQQSVDKNPNDPQAWFYFAEIKRLQKDRQAAREAYEKCLKLNPNHGRAIDELKLLTQ; from the coding sequence ATGATCCAGCTCATTCGTATGCTCTTGATTCTGCTTGTCGTGGAGACAGGTTATTGTGGATATCTTGTTGCCAAGCGAATGTCCCGTCCACTTCCCGTTCTGCCAAACGCGGAGAACATCGATTCTCTGATTATGGAAGAATATCGTGGACTGGCCCACGAAGCAGAGACCGGGTATGCACCGGAATGGATCAGGTTAGGGCAGGCCTTTCTGGGGCAGGGGATGTATGCCTATGCCGAGAACTGTTTCGCCGAAGCGGCCCGACAGGATCCTGAGAGCGCAGTTGCTCAATCCAGCTACGCTTTCTGTCTGGAACGCACTGGGCGCATGGCAGACAGCACCCGGGAATACGAAAAACTGAAAGACATGAAGGCGGACACGTCTGTTCCATTTACCAGCCCCAAACATTATCTGTATGCTATCGGCAGAAATTATCTGCGACAGGAAAAACCAGATGAAGCCGAGCAGGCTTTTCTGCAGAATACCGATTTTCAACCTGCTGATTTCCAGCGGGCCAAGCTGCTGTTGCGTTCCGGTCGGGCTGAAGAAGCGTTATTGATCGTTGAACGTAATTTGAAGGAATCCCCTAACTCCCTCTACTTCGGCTTTTTGAAATACCTGGCACTGGAAGAACTGGGACGTGACTTTGAGGCGAAACAGGCTGCCGACCAGGTGGAGCGGGCGATGTATGTCGTTCCCCTGAATTTCAATACGGAATTTATTATGCCCTACAGCAAACGACTGGGCGTCTCCAAGGCCATTGAAGACTATAACCAGATGCTGGATCGGGATGACATGGATCACCTGGCGAAAAAACTGGACGAAGTGTTTGAGCTGATGGGGGATCGCAGAACTCCGCAGGTCAAAGCGACCGTGATGCGGATGATCGAAGTGGAGTTTCAACGTAAGAATCCCGAGCGGATGCTGCTGCTGTTGAATAAATTGAATGAGTTTGGCATCGAAGAACCCGATACGATTCAGTTCAAAGGAGGCGTCTATATTCTGAAAGGGGACCTGAAGACCGCAGAAGAATATTTGCTGCGGGTGGCAGAAATGTCCCCCACAATTGAGATCCACGAGACGCTTGCCAATATTTACAACGATCGGAATGACACAGAAAAACGTGATTACCATCAGGGCAAGATGGCATTACTGGCAGCCATGATGAGTTTTCGCAATGACAACCTCGTAGTAGCCGAAGAAGCGATTCAGCAGTCTGTTGATAAGAATCCCAACGACCCTCAGGCCTGGTTTTACTTTGCCGAAATCAAACGCCTCCAGAAAGACAGGCAGGCCGCCCGGGAGGCATACGAGAAATGCCTCAAACTGAATCCGAATCACGGTCGGGCCATTGACGAGCTTAAGCTGTTAACCCAGTAG
- a CDS encoding FG-GAP repeat domain-containing protein encodes MSQKVTVCLLLILVVLIPVLTWFFLPVLPSLGQAPEVFSGGTSYPASPVGWKPLKLAADPPGLPLITNVQIVDIDGDGKNEVLACDSARSVLSVFRSNPQGGWDEEVLLKDLAAPGHATVVDIDQDGDQDIIISILGNLTPDDRVIGRVELYERQGDKYIKHVILNDVRRVADVQPGDFDGDGDLDLAVAVFGYNRGRVLWLENRGDFKFRDHELLNAPGTIHVPVADYDGDGDLDIAAIVTQDEEELWAFENLGEGKFKKRRLWYTVNLDLGGAGLVKADLDQDGDQDLILPAGDNLEDLDAYPQPYHGCYWFENKGNWEFELKRISDLAGTYAADVADMDADGDLDVVLVSMTNDWYDPTTASVVWLENDGKQNFKTWQIASDPIHLVTVATGDLDGDGKTDLVVGALNMRKPYQRIGRVSAWLNQGQEVKP; translated from the coding sequence ATGTCCCAGAAAGTCACTGTTTGTCTGCTGTTGATACTGGTGGTGCTGATCCCGGTATTAACCTGGTTCTTTCTACCTGTCCTCCCCTCACTGGGGCAGGCACCGGAAGTCTTTTCGGGAGGAACATCCTATCCCGCGTCCCCGGTCGGTTGGAAACCGTTGAAGCTGGCGGCAGACCCGCCCGGGCTGCCCCTGATCACCAACGTGCAGATTGTCGATATCGACGGGGATGGTAAGAATGAAGTCCTGGCCTGCGACTCTGCCCGGAGTGTGCTCTCCGTTTTTCGATCAAATCCACAGGGGGGCTGGGATGAGGAGGTCCTGTTAAAAGATCTGGCCGCCCCCGGGCATGCGACCGTCGTCGATATCGATCAGGATGGCGACCAGGATATCATCATTTCCATTCTGGGGAATCTGACCCCCGACGACCGGGTGATTGGTCGCGTCGAACTTTATGAGCGACAAGGCGACAAATACATTAAGCACGTGATCCTGAACGATGTCCGTCGTGTGGCTGATGTGCAGCCGGGCGATTTTGATGGCGACGGCGACCTCGATCTGGCTGTTGCGGTATTCGGATACAATCGTGGTCGGGTTCTCTGGCTGGAGAACCGGGGCGATTTCAAATTTCGCGATCACGAACTCTTAAATGCTCCGGGTACGATTCATGTTCCTGTGGCCGACTATGATGGAGATGGCGACCTGGATATCGCTGCCATCGTTACTCAGGACGAAGAAGAACTCTGGGCTTTTGAAAATCTGGGTGAGGGGAAATTCAAAAAGCGGCGTCTGTGGTACACGGTCAACCTCGATCTGGGGGGCGCCGGACTTGTCAAAGCTGATCTGGACCAGGATGGGGATCAGGATCTGATTCTCCCAGCCGGTGATAACCTGGAAGACCTGGATGCTTACCCGCAACCTTATCATGGCTGTTACTGGTTCGAGAATAAGGGCAACTGGGAATTCGAGTTGAAGCGAATTTCGGATCTGGCCGGTACCTATGCGGCCGATGTGGCCGACATGGATGCTGACGGCGACCTGGATGTGGTTCTGGTGAGCATGACCAATGACTGGTACGATCCCACAACGGCCAGCGTCGTCTGGCTGGAAAATGATGGTAAGCAGAATTTCAAAACCTGGCAGATCGCCAGTGATCCCATTCACCTGGTTACCGTCGCTACAGGGGATCTGGACGGGGATGGGAAAACAGACCTGGTGGTGGGGGCCCTGAATATGAGAAAGCCTTATCAGCGGATTGGCCGGGTTTCTGCCTGGCTGAATCAGGGACAGGAGGTGAAACCATGA
- a CDS encoding BlaI/MecI/CopY family transcriptional regulator, giving the protein MARPGSEHPTQLELEILKVLWDESPLPVREVRARLETQAQRPLAHSSVITMLNIMFDKGFLNREKVGKSFHFSPRVRKEDVAGGIMNDLLSRLFDGSPSAMMLNLLETSNVDATEMTELRKLITRKAREQEK; this is encoded by the coding sequence ATGGCACGCCCTGGTTCAGAACACCCGACTCAACTGGAACTGGAAATCCTGAAAGTGCTCTGGGACGAATCGCCGCTCCCTGTGCGCGAAGTACGGGCTCGCCTGGAAACTCAGGCACAGCGTCCACTGGCACACAGTTCTGTGATCACGATGCTGAATATCATGTTTGATAAAGGATTTCTCAACCGGGAAAAAGTGGGCAAATCATTTCACTTTTCCCCCAGGGTCCGGAAAGAGGATGTCGCCGGTGGCATCATGAATGATCTGCTGTCACGTCTGTTTGATGGCTCTCCCTCGGCGATGATGTTGAATCTGCTGGAAACCAGCAATGTCGATGCCACCGAGATGACCGAGTTACGCAAACTCATCACACGCAAAGCACGGGAGCAGGAAAAATGA